A part of Pectinatus sottacetonis genomic DNA contains:
- the budA gene encoding acetolactate decarboxylase, giving the protein MNEKSCSKNYGEIYQVSTMSALLDGVYDGVLTYNQIKQHGDFGIGTFDHLDGELLAFDGKFYRLRGGSAIPLTEKDSTPFCTVTYFNPQTKYNIDQPMGKESFETLLKDLVPSENLYYAFRIEGTFKKISTRTVSYQEHYVPMTQAVAEQQSIEFENTKGTIVGFWTPPYAQGIAVAGYHFHFIDANQQKGGHVFDYVIDSAAVFIDQKSHMNLYTPTTKAFLNARLSRKNLIKEINLTEG; this is encoded by the coding sequence ATGAATGAAAAGTCCTGCTCCAAAAATTATGGAGAAATTTATCAGGTTTCAACAATGAGTGCATTATTAGACGGCGTCTATGACGGGGTGTTAACATATAATCAAATAAAGCAACATGGTGATTTCGGTATAGGTACATTTGATCATCTTGATGGTGAATTACTTGCTTTTGATGGTAAATTTTATCGTCTGCGCGGCGGTTCGGCAATTCCTTTGACAGAAAAAGACAGTACACCCTTTTGTACCGTAACTTATTTTAACCCGCAGACAAAGTATAACATTGACCAGCCTATGGGAAAGGAATCATTTGAAACACTTTTAAAAGATCTTGTTCCCAGCGAAAATCTATATTATGCGTTTCGCATCGAAGGAACTTTTAAAAAGATAAGCACCCGCACTGTAAGTTATCAGGAACATTATGTTCCTATGACACAAGCAGTAGCTGAACAGCAGTCAATTGAATTTGAAAATACTAAGGGAACTATTGTCGGATTCTGGACTCCCCCCTATGCTCAGGGTATAGCAGTTGCTGGTTATCATTTCCATTTCATTGATGCTAATCAACAAAAAGGCGGCCATGTATTTGATTATGTAATAGATTCCGCTGCTGTATTTATTGACCAAAAGTCACATATGAATTTATATACTCCGACTACAAAGGCGTTTCTTAATGCCCGGCTCTCACGTAAAAATTTAATAAAAGAAATTAATCTTACTGAAGGCTGA
- the alsS gene encoding acetolactate synthase AlsS — translation MKPLTLELQKKKANKINILTGAELVVDSLEKQGVKYIFGIPGAKIDKVFDVLQDHGPELIVCRHEQNAAFMAAMVGRLTCKPGVCLVTSGPGATNLATGIATANVENDPIVAIVGNVSRDDKLKKTHQALDNVAVFRPITKFSAEVIDANTIPEVMTNAFRSAQSSKQGAAVVSFPQDVLSDTVSVKPLNPLSNTELGTASISSIEKAVDSLKHAKMPVILAGIRASRFSVVNAVRTLLRKCSIPVVETFQASGLISRDLEKNFLGRVGLFRNQPGDHVLEKADVLLTIGYDPVEYDPKFWNQDSNRTIIHLDESSPDIDNCYQPDIELIGNIESTINELEKRLDNLSASPENIIFLDDMRKQLSSNDTLIKLRHDNLVHPLEFIHTLRRMITDNTTVTCDVGSHYIWMARHFRTYEPKTLLFSNGMQTLGVALPWAMAASLVNNRAKTISISGDGGFLFSAMELETAVRLKLPIVHFVWRDGSYNMVAFQQMMKYNRTSGVDFGAIDIVKYAEAFGAKGLRVDSPDKLKYIISEALAYKDGPVVVDIPIDYSDNIELGQKMLPNQLN, via the coding sequence ATGAAACCGTTAACTTTAGAATTACAAAAGAAAAAAGCAAATAAAATAAACATTTTGACTGGAGCTGAACTTGTCGTAGACAGTTTAGAAAAACAAGGCGTAAAATATATATTTGGCATCCCCGGAGCAAAAATTGATAAAGTCTTTGATGTTCTGCAAGATCATGGACCTGAGCTTATTGTGTGCCGTCATGAACAAAATGCTGCATTTATGGCTGCTATGGTTGGCCGTCTAACTTGTAAACCGGGTGTTTGTCTTGTAACATCAGGTCCCGGGGCAACTAATTTAGCCACGGGGATTGCTACTGCAAATGTTGAAAATGATCCAATTGTTGCTATTGTTGGCAATGTAAGCCGCGATGATAAATTAAAAAAAACGCATCAAGCTTTAGATAATGTAGCCGTTTTTAGACCCATAACTAAGTTTAGTGCCGAAGTTATTGATGCTAATACTATTCCTGAAGTTATGACAAATGCTTTCCGGTCAGCACAATCTTCTAAGCAAGGTGCCGCTGTCGTAAGCTTTCCCCAGGATGTATTATCCGATACGGTATCAGTAAAACCTCTTAATCCGCTGTCAAACACTGAATTAGGGACTGCTTCAATCAGTTCCATTGAAAAAGCTGTCGATTCTTTGAAACATGCTAAAATGCCTGTAATTCTGGCTGGTATTCGTGCCAGCAGGTTTTCTGTAGTAAACGCAGTAAGAACTTTACTGCGAAAATGCAGTATTCCTGTTGTCGAAACATTTCAGGCATCCGGACTAATTTCACGTGATTTAGAAAAAAACTTTCTCGGACGCGTCGGTTTATTCCGTAACCAGCCAGGTGACCATGTACTGGAAAAAGCCGATGTACTACTTACTATAGGCTATGACCCAGTAGAATATGATCCTAAATTCTGGAATCAGGACAGCAACCGTACCATAATCCATCTTGATGAAAGCTCTCCTGATATAGATAACTGCTATCAGCCTGATATTGAATTAATCGGCAATATAGAATCAACTATAAATGAATTGGAAAAGCGTTTGGACAATTTATCTGCCAGTCCAGAAAATATTATATTTTTGGATGATATGCGAAAACAGCTGTCCAGCAATGACACTTTAATAAAATTACGCCATGACAATCTGGTACATCCATTAGAATTTATCCATACACTACGCAGAATGATTACTGATAACACCACTGTCACCTGTGATGTGGGTTCACATTATATTTGGATGGCACGTCATTTCCGCACTTATGAACCAAAAACACTTTTATTCAGCAATGGCATGCAGACACTAGGAGTTGCTCTTCCCTGGGCTATGGCAGCCAGCTTGGTAAATAATCGTGCTAAAACAATTTCCATTTCTGGTGACGGTGGTTTCTTATTCTCTGCTATGGAACTAGAAACAGCTGTACGCTTAAAACTGCCAATCGTCCATTTTGTTTGGAGAGATGGCTCATATAATATGGTAGCTTTTCAACAGATGATGAAATATAACCGTACTTCCGGCGTAGATTTTGGTGCTATAGACATTGTTAAGTATGCTGAAGCTTTTGGTGCCAAGGGACTGCGCGTTGATTCACCTGATAAGTTAAAATATATTATCTCAGAAGCCCTCGCTTATAAGGACGGCCCCGTAGTAGTAGATATTCCTATTGACTACAGTGATAATATTGAACTTGGTCAGAAGATGCTACCAAATCAGTTAAATTAG
- a CDS encoding flavodoxin family protein, whose product MKILTINGSPRGEKGNTHQMVKAFSAGAEKAGAQVTHIFLAEKKIGHCRGCFNCWFKTPGKCIIKDDMEEINAVCADADILLLASPLYVDNITGLMKDFIDRRVMNADPHFNKDNNGECRHFKRANYKAPKLIFMSNCGFPERSHFQAVSLWIKRAALNMKAEILGEFYTSQGSLLQNHTFMLKPILYRYFKNMAKAGEEAVTRGEISEETKQKLSKKFIPDEVYIKHANKFFDDMLAKIN is encoded by the coding sequence ATGAAAATTCTAACTATTAACGGCAGTCCCAGAGGAGAAAAAGGAAATACCCACCAAATGGTGAAAGCTTTTTCAGCTGGGGCAGAAAAAGCTGGTGCCCAGGTGACACATATATTTTTAGCTGAAAAAAAGATTGGACATTGCCGGGGTTGTTTTAACTGCTGGTTTAAGACACCAGGAAAATGTATCATAAAAGATGATATGGAAGAAATAAATGCTGTGTGTGCTGATGCGGATATTTTATTACTGGCATCCCCACTTTATGTTGATAATATAACGGGACTAATGAAAGATTTTATAGATCGCCGGGTAATGAATGCTGACCCTCATTTTAACAAAGATAATAATGGCGAGTGCCGTCATTTTAAGAGAGCGAACTATAAGGCACCAAAGCTTATTTTTATGTCTAATTGTGGTTTTCCGGAACGGTCTCATTTTCAGGCAGTTTCACTTTGGATAAAAAGGGCAGCTTTAAATATGAAAGCTGAAATTTTGGGAGAATTTTATACTTCACAGGGGAGCCTATTACAGAACCATACATTCATGTTAAAACCTATACTATACCGCTATTTTAAAAATATGGCAAAAGCAGGGGAAGAAGCTGTAACCAGAGGAGAAATTTCTGAGGAAACAAAGCAGAAATTATCAAAGAAATTTATACCCGATGAAGTTTATATAAAACATGCCAATAAATTTTTTGACGATATGCTTGCCAAGATAAATTAA
- a CDS encoding transposase — protein sequence MNSSKKIYKLTKAKWRKISKYFPTELTTNEFSNSRDVYRIVSGIVWVASSNLPWREMPAEYGDWETAYDFFVKSKKYNLWPKVFSDIDKTIDYQKLYFTMPHGSETLLCHFFI from the coding sequence GTGAATAGTTCTAAGAAGATTTATAAATTAACAAAAGCAAAATGGCGTAAGATAAGTAAATATTTTCCTACGGAGCTGACAACAAATGAATTCAGTAATTCTAGAGATGTCTACAGAATTGTAAGCGGTATTGTATGGGTTGCCAGTAGTAATTTACCGTGGCGGGAAATGCCTGCTGAATATGGTGACTGGGAAACAGCATATGACTTTTTTGTGAAAAGTAAAAAGTATAATTTATGGCCGAAGGTTTTCAGCGACATAGATAAAACAATAGACTACCAAAAACTATATTTTACTATGCCGCATGGAAGTGAAACATTATTGTGTCATTTCTTTATATAG
- a CDS encoding LysR family transcriptional regulator: MEIRHLQYFVAVCKYLHFTKAAESLNIAQPTLSQQIHVLEQEIGAQLFDRVGKKVLLTPAGEILFRHSMRIFDTVEQALAEISQLNGLERGQIKVACLGTYLAMETVIAFHKQYPKIHIELEQLSTEQIRYKLLQNELDFGVVFLPLADRELESIPLYQEKMVAMVAKNHPFAKEKSIDFERLGDTSLILMSENFIIRQIFDQICQKKGCTFTPILELSQMDDLREMVEQNIGISVLPHLYIQSMCSRRSIKAVPFKNTSIERTIGIVYKKGRHMSAASLELIEKLRNFFTKHQ, translated from the coding sequence ATGGAAATAAGGCACTTACAATATTTTGTTGCAGTTTGCAAATATCTGCATTTTACTAAAGCAGCAGAAAGTCTTAATATAGCACAGCCTACCCTGAGTCAGCAGATACACGTATTGGAACAGGAAATAGGCGCGCAGCTTTTTGACCGGGTAGGAAAAAAAGTTTTGCTTACACCGGCAGGCGAAATATTGTTCCGCCATAGTATGCGCATTTTTGATACCGTTGAACAGGCCCTTGCAGAAATAAGCCAGCTCAATGGTCTGGAACGCGGTCAGATAAAAGTTGCCTGCTTAGGTACTTATCTGGCGATGGAAACAGTGATAGCTTTTCATAAACAATATCCCAAAATTCATATAGAACTGGAGCAATTATCTACAGAACAGATTCGTTATAAATTACTCCAGAACGAATTGGATTTTGGTGTGGTTTTTTTGCCATTAGCTGATCGGGAATTGGAAAGTATTCCTTTATATCAGGAAAAAATGGTAGCGATGGTGGCAAAAAATCATCCTTTTGCCAAGGAAAAAAGCATAGATTTTGAACGATTGGGAGATACTTCCTTGATATTAATGTCGGAAAATTTTATTATACGGCAGATTTTTGATCAAATATGCCAAAAAAAAGGTTGTACTTTTACACCCATTCTGGAATTAAGTCAAATGGATGACTTGCGGGAAATGGTTGAACAAAACATAGGAATCAGTGTATTGCCACATCTGTATATACAAAGCATGTGCAGCCGGCGCAGTATTAAAGCAGTTCCTTTCAAAAATACCAGCATCGAGCGAACTATTGGAATTGTCTATAAAAAAGGCCGCCATATGTCGGCGGCATCATTGGAACTTATTGAAAAACTACGTAATTTTTTTACTAAACATCAATAG
- a CDS encoding PadR family transcriptional regulator, with translation MSLHYALLGMLMRKSMTGYQLKQKFESSIIFFWNAHISQIYRELNKMEKKHWVSFIIEPQSGKPDKKIYSITSSGKEEFIQWIRDFSNRPEETIKSELLTKIFFAENMEMEQLKYEFKRFIKDKQNELKGYSDIEECIKGKCDDKLYLFGNMTLQRGIKSAEADILWAEDCLNKIKEYILGKKGEK, from the coding sequence ATGTCTTTACATTATGCTCTACTGGGAATGTTGATGCGTAAATCGATGACTGGTTATCAGCTCAAGCAGAAATTTGAGTCATCAATTATATTTTTTTGGAATGCACATATAAGCCAGATCTATAGAGAACTTAATAAGATGGAAAAAAAACATTGGGTATCATTTATAATTGAACCCCAGTCAGGAAAACCTGATAAAAAAATTTATTCTATAACTTCTTCGGGAAAAGAAGAATTTATACAGTGGATCCGGGATTTTTCCAATAGACCAGAAGAAACTATTAAAAGTGAATTATTGACAAAGATATTTTTTGCTGAAAATATGGAAATGGAACAATTGAAATATGAATTTAAACGATTTATCAAGGACAAGCAAAATGAATTAAAAGGATATAGTGATATAGAAGAATGTATCAAAGGAAAATGTGATGATAAATTATATTTATTTGGGAATATGACTTTACAGCGTGGTATTAAATCTGCTGAAGCTGATATTTTGTGGGCAGAAGATTGTCTAAACAAAATAAAAGAATATATATTAGGAAAAAAAGGAGAAAAATAA
- a CDS encoding Cof-type HAD-IIB family hydrolase: MIKLIAADMDGTLINRKHILSPENCAMIHAAQKHGIRFVVATGRFYKEVHTILSKYNISCECITMNGAEYYNKDGQCINGIYFSKEKAREILDFMKADGKFAIEMYTNRGCYTADSRLKFFFGFMKRAHVYHADYSLLQRIFYTLCNTHFHQIHYIKDMNDLIMQNINIAKFISYSDNPLSIHNLKEKLKIIDDIAVSGSFTTNVEINEKTATKGNILHKIAEQDNIQENEVMVIGDGLNDLSMFQEFPTNSAAMGNAAPEVKNIASFITTDCDHSGVAKAINNVLTC; encoded by the coding sequence ATGATAAAGCTCATAGCTGCTGATATGGATGGCACTTTAATAAACAGAAAACATATTCTTTCTCCAGAAAATTGTGCTATGATCCATGCTGCACAAAAACATGGCATTCGTTTTGTAGTAGCCACCGGACGATTCTATAAGGAAGTACATACTATTCTCAGTAAGTATAATATTTCGTGTGAATGCATAACCATGAACGGTGCCGAATACTATAACAAAGATGGGCAATGTATCAATGGTATTTATTTTTCTAAGGAAAAAGCCAGAGAAATCCTTGATTTTATGAAAGCGGATGGTAAATTTGCTATTGAAATGTATACAAATAGAGGTTGCTATACCGCTGATTCGCGCTTGAAGTTTTTTTTCGGTTTTATGAAACGGGCACATGTCTATCATGCTGATTACAGTTTATTGCAAAGGATTTTTTATACTCTCTGCAATACTCATTTTCATCAAATACACTATATAAAAGATATGAATGACTTAATAATGCAGAATATTAATATAGCAAAATTTATCAGCTACAGTGATAATCCTTTGTCTATCCATAACTTAAAAGAAAAACTCAAAATTATTGACGATATTGCTGTTTCTGGCAGTTTTACAACTAATGTAGAAATTAATGAAAAAACAGCAACCAAAGGAAATATTCTTCACAAAATTGCAGAACAGGATAATATCCAGGAAAATGAAGTCATGGTTATTGGTGACGGACTCAACGATTTGAGTATGTTTCAAGAGTTTCCTACCAATTCTGCTGCTATGGGAAATGCTGCTCCCGAAGTAAAAAATATTGCATCATTTATAACAACAGATTGTGATCACTCTGGCGTAGCAAAGGCAATCAACAATGTTCTTACCTGTTGA
- a CDS encoding chromate transporter, whose amino-acid sequence MIYLELFTEFVKVGLFCVGGGYASMPLIQAQVVDIHHWLSMSEFVNIFTISQMTPGPIGINASTFAGMKIAGISGAIAATAGFVTPSLIIGIILARLFLKYGDIGIVKGALNGLRPAVIALICAAGISFIVLALWNTEGIPNKLLAFDFSGLIILTISIIAVKKNIGVILVLIGSGILGLFMGIGETMFFH is encoded by the coding sequence ATGATCTATTTAGAACTTTTTACAGAATTTGTTAAAGTAGGCCTTTTTTGTGTTGGCGGCGGCTATGCATCAATGCCTCTTATTCAGGCACAGGTAGTTGATATTCATCACTGGCTGAGTATGAGCGAATTCGTTAATATATTCACCATCTCCCAAATGACACCGGGACCAATTGGTATAAATGCCTCAACATTTGCAGGCATGAAAATTGCCGGGATCAGCGGAGCAATAGCTGCTACAGCCGGCTTTGTCACTCCATCATTGATTATCGGCATCATACTGGCACGACTTTTCTTAAAATACGGCGATATCGGTATAGTAAAAGGTGCTTTGAATGGACTGCGCCCTGCTGTAATTGCGCTGATCTGCGCAGCCGGTATAAGTTTTATTGTGCTGGCACTCTGGAATACTGAAGGTATACCAAATAAGCTCCTGGCTTTTGACTTCAGCGGACTAATAATCCTAACCATATCCATTATCGCAGTAAAGAAAAATATTGGTGTAATACTTGTCCTGATCGGTTCGGGTATTTTAGGTCTCTTCATGGGAATAGGAGAAACAATGTTCTTTCATTAA
- a CDS encoding formate/nitrite transporter family protein, whose translation MAKNIIKIKGQENPHIQMQLSCQEQVVLEEHERLSPHLLFEIIRRDGDEELARPTKSLVYSGFAAGIVISFSFLFKAVLTMYLPHAPWSNLITSIGYTAGFIIVILGRMQLFTENTITTVIPLFKDFSGRKIVQILRLWGLVFLSNLLGTLLAALFLSSPAFISPELTASLHSIALHVVHMAPMQNIVQGIPAGILIAAIVWMMPMSQSFSFFLILFFTYFISLGGFAHVVVGSCELAYEVLHGGANLYDYFFRFLIPTGIGNIIGGTIVFTLLVYAQVSRELK comes from the coding sequence ATGGCTAAAAATATTATAAAAATCAAGGGACAGGAAAATCCCCATATACAAATGCAGCTTTCATGTCAGGAACAAGTTGTGCTTGAAGAACATGAACGTTTATCCCCACATTTATTATTTGAAATTATCCGCCGCGATGGCGATGAAGAACTGGCAAGACCAACAAAATCATTAGTCTATTCCGGTTTTGCTGCTGGTATCGTAATTTCTTTTTCTTTTTTGTTCAAAGCTGTTTTAACTATGTATCTTCCCCATGCTCCATGGAGTAACTTAATAACCAGTATTGGCTATACAGCAGGTTTTATTATTGTTATCCTAGGCCGCATGCAGCTTTTTACAGAAAATACTATCACAACAGTTATTCCTCTTTTCAAGGATTTTTCTGGCAGAAAAATTGTGCAAATACTTAGGCTATGGGGATTAGTATTCTTGTCAAACCTCTTAGGAACATTACTCGCTGCCTTATTTTTATCCAGTCCTGCTTTCATATCACCGGAACTTACGGCATCGCTTCATTCTATTGCCCTGCATGTTGTTCATATGGCTCCAATGCAAAATATAGTCCAGGGGATACCTGCTGGTATTCTAATTGCTGCTATTGTTTGGATGATGCCTATGTCCCAAAGCTTTAGCTTTTTCCTAATTTTATTTTTCACTTATTTTATTTCTCTCGGCGGATTTGCTCATGTTGTAGTCGGCTCATGTGAATTAGCCTATGAAGTATTGCATGGTGGTGCCAATTTATATGATTATTTTTTCCGGTTCCTCATTCCTACAGGAATAGGTAATATAATTGGAGGAACCATCGTATTTACCCTGCTGGTTTATGCTCAGGTAAGCAGAGAACTTAAATAG
- a CDS encoding YdcF family protein, which yields MKEIIKNINLLGQFCGERNLKALTASELNDKYGLLQADIMVLFGGSIISGGDIMAAAIKNKIAKKYIIVGGAGHTTNNLRHQAEIVCPGIQTAELSEAEIFTLYLKYKYNVTPDLLECRSTNCGNNITYLLSLLQTHKIPFNNMIITQDATMQKRMEAGLRKYLKTDITIINFAAYTANITIKNGQPAFEHNIPGMWSIEQYITLLMGEIPRLSDNKTGYGPRGKNYIAHVDIPLEVATAFTQLKKTYGSMIRKANPLYSS from the coding sequence ATGAAAGAAATTATAAAAAATATCAATTTACTGGGCCAATTCTGCGGCGAACGTAATTTAAAAGCTTTAACTGCATCTGAATTAAATGATAAATACGGTTTACTGCAAGCTGATATAATGGTTCTTTTTGGCGGCAGCATTATATCAGGCGGTGACATAATGGCGGCCGCCATAAAAAATAAAATTGCCAAGAAATACATCATTGTCGGTGGTGCCGGCCATACAACAAATAATTTGCGCCATCAGGCAGAGATAGTCTGCCCTGGTATACAAACAGCAGAGCTATCGGAAGCCGAAATCTTTACGTTATATTTAAAATATAAATATAACGTAACACCCGATTTATTAGAATGCAGATCAACAAATTGTGGTAATAATATAACTTACCTATTGTCATTACTCCAAACCCACAAAATCCCGTTTAATAATATGATCATTACACAGGATGCTACTATGCAAAAACGCATGGAAGCGGGTCTTAGAAAATATTTAAAAACCGATATAACCATTATCAATTTTGCTGCTTATACAGCAAATATCACTATAAAAAACGGCCAGCCTGCTTTTGAACACAATATTCCTGGTATGTGGTCCATAGAACAATATATTACCTTATTGATGGGCGAAATTCCCCGACTATCTGATAACAAAACAGGTTATGGTCCAAGGGGAAAAAACTATATTGCCCATGTAGATATCCCATTGGAAGTAGCCACCGCTTTTACTCAATTAAAAAAAACATATGGCTCTATGATCAGAAAAGCAAATCCATTATACTCATCGTGA
- the rsmH gene encoding 16S rRNA (cytosine(1402)-N(4))-methyltransferase RsmH: protein MTDIINSNDSLPHKRRIRYKGKYPRQFKEKYKELHPEKYSGIVEKVINKGSTPAGMHIPIMVNEILDFLQIHPGMIGLDATLGYGGHTLQMLKKLNHHGHIYACDVDPLESEKTKKRLYKEGFDENTLTVKLMNFSCIDELSQSAGLFDFVLADLGVSSMQIDNPDRGFSYKNDGPLDLRLNPQTGISAAERLQDITQPELEGMLIDNADEPFAYEISQVITEDIRQNQVIDTTKKLHNEIKKALAHLPYKDRELAIKKASARTFQALRIDVNHEYEALYDFLAKLPHVLKPKGRVAILTFHSGEDRLVKKAFKEFYHRGIYNQIAKDVLRPSKEECIRNSRAHSTKMRWAIKA, encoded by the coding sequence ATGACTGACATAATAAATTCTAATGACTCTCTCCCACATAAACGACGCATAAGATATAAAGGAAAATATCCACGCCAGTTTAAGGAAAAATACAAGGAACTTCATCCTGAAAAATACTCCGGCATAGTGGAAAAAGTTATCAATAAGGGCAGTACACCAGCAGGTATGCATATTCCTATAATGGTAAACGAAATATTGGATTTCTTACAAATACATCCTGGAATGATTGGCTTGGATGCTACACTTGGCTACGGCGGACATACACTGCAAATGTTAAAAAAGCTTAATCACCATGGACATATTTATGCCTGCGATGTTGATCCGCTAGAATCAGAAAAAACAAAAAAACGTCTGTACAAAGAAGGATTTGACGAAAATACACTGACTGTTAAATTAATGAATTTTTCATGTATAGATGAGCTTTCCCAATCAGCTGGACTATTTGATTTTGTCCTTGCTGATCTAGGCGTATCTTCTATGCAGATAGATAATCCTGATAGAGGTTTCTCTTATAAAAATGACGGCCCCCTTGATCTGCGATTAAATCCCCAGACAGGAATTTCTGCCGCTGAACGCCTGCAAGACATTACACAACCTGAACTTGAAGGAATGCTCATTGATAATGCCGATGAACCATTTGCCTATGAAATATCCCAAGTCATAACTGAAGATATCCGACAAAATCAAGTTATAGATACAACTAAAAAATTACATAATGAAATAAAAAAAGCTTTGGCTCATCTGCCTTATAAAGACAGAGAACTTGCCATAAAAAAAGCAAGTGCGCGAACTTTTCAGGCTTTACGCATTGACGTAAATCATGAATATGAGGCATTATATGATTTTTTGGCAAAACTTCCCCATGTATTAAAACCAAAAGGACGAGTTGCCATTTTAACTTTTCATTCCGGTGAAGACAGATTAGTAAAAAAAGCTTTTAAAGAATTCTATCATCGTGGAATCTACAACCAAATTGCTAAAGATGTACTCCGCCCGTCTAAAGAAGAATGTATTCGTAACAGTCGCGCCCATTCTACAAAAATGCGCTGGGCCATAAAAGCCTGA